From the Synechococcus sp. Nb3U1 genome, the window AAACCCAACCTGTGGGGCGCGGAGTTGGATGCCCTCAACGAATTGGAGCTGAATTGGGGATCCGTCAAAACCTATATCACCCAAGTGTTGCAGGCGCGGGGACTGGATGGGGTACAGGCGCAGGAGTTGGCAATTTTGCCGGGGATGGATGAGATTTTTTCCCTGGTGCGGGTGAACCGCCACTACGACGAGGATGATTTTGATGTGTTGATCATCGACTCAGCTCCCACCGGAACCGCTCTGCGGTTGCTCAGCCTGCCGGATGTATCCGGTTGGTATATGCGCAAGTTCTACAAACCCCTACAGGGTCTGGCCCAGATGCTGCGCCCGATTGCCGAGCCGATTGTCAAGGGTTTGACCGGGATCCCTCTGCCCAATAACCAGGTGCTGGATGCCCCCTATGAGTTTTACGAGAAAATTGAGCGGCTGGAGCGGATCCTCACCGACAATCGCATCACGTCGGTACGGCTGGTCACCAACCCGGAAAAGATGGTGATCAAGGAATCTTTGCGGGCCCATGCCTACTTGAGCCTGTACGGGGTGGCCACCGATCTGGTGGTGGCCAATCGCATTTTGCCGGATACGGTGGTGGATCCCTACTTTGAGACTTGGAAGGCTTCTCAGCAAAAATATCGCCAGGAAATTCACGAGAACTTCGCCCCTCTACCTGTGTTTGAGATCCCGCTGTACTCAGAGGAGTTGGTGGGCTGGGAAGCCTTGGCCCGCTTGAAAAAAGACCTCTGGGGGGATCGCAACCCGGCAGAAGTGCTCTATGCCGAGCAGACCATGAATGTGGTCACGGACAACGGCCAATATCGCCTGGATTTGTACTTGCCCGGGATCCCGAAAGAGCAGGTGGAACTGAGCAAAACCGGGGATGAGCTGAATATCCGCATCGGCAATCACCGCCGCAACCTAGTGCTGCCCCAGACCCTGGCGGCCATGAACCCAGCCCGCGCCAAAATGGAAGAAGACTACCTGCGCATTCACTTTGCCGCTTGAAGATTGCTCTTCTCAACCGACTCAGAAGGAGCCGAACAGGCTCATTTTGGACAAGAATTGGTCAAGAATTTGGTCAAGGCTGTGTTGATCCAGGGTGTTGATCCAGAGAGAACCCAAAAGGGCTTGGCTGCGGGAAGTCTTAGCAAGAAGCTCCTGGATGGGTGGGTTTCAGGGCAGAACTGTAGGACAGAATTGAATGATCCACCGGGCTGGTACATCTGAAATGTCAACAGAACTGTTAACCATTGCGCCTATCCACGTTATTGGCGGAGGGCTAGCGGGGACGGAAGCGGCTTGGCAAATTGCTGAGCTGGGATTGGAGGTGATCCTTTCGGAGATGCGCCCTTTGCGCCAAAGCCCCGCCCACCACACAGATCATCTGGCCGAACTGGTGTGTAGCAACTCCTTTGGAGCCTTGGCCAGCGATCGGGCCGCCGGATTGCTCAAAGAAGAACTGCGACAACTGGGATCCCTGGTGATCTGGGTGGCGGATCGCCATGCCGTACCTGCCGGAGGAGCCCTAGCGGTGGATCGGGCGGCCTTCAGCCAAGCCCTGACCGAAGCCATTCAAAACCATCCACGCATCACCTTACGACGGCAAGAAGTCACCGACATTCCTGAGGGGATCACCGTCCTCTGTACCGGGCCTTTGACCAGTGATCCTTTGGCAGAAGCGCTCCAGACTTTCACGGGATTGGGCTACCTAAGCTTTTTCGATGCCTCCAGCCCGATTGTTACGGGAGATTCTCTCAATCGAGAGGTGGTGTTTCCGGCCTCTCGCTACGACAAGGGGGAAGCCGCCTATTTAAATTGCCCGATGACCGAAGCCGAGTACGAGCGGTTTTGGCAAGCTTTGGTACAGGCGGAACAAGCTCCTCTCAAAGCCTTCGAGCAAGAAGAACGCTCTTTTTTTGAGGGTTGCCTACCGATCGAAGAAATGGCCCGTCGGGGTAAAGATACCCTCTGTTTTGGCCCTCTTAAACCGGTGGGATTGGTGGATCCCCGCACGGGATCCCGTCCCCATGCGGTGGTGCAGCTGCGGCAAGAAGATAAGGCTGGTCAACTGTGGAACTTGGTCGGTTTTCAAACCAATCTGAAATGGGGGGAACAGCAGCGGGTGTTTCGCCTGATTCCCGGTCTGGAACAGGCCGAGTTTGTGCGCATGGGGGTGATGCACCGCAATACTTTTTTGAACGCACCGCAGTTGTTGAATGCGACGTTGCAATTTCGGAAGCGTCCGAGCCTGTTTGCCGCCGGCCAGTTGGTGGGCACGGAAGGCTACGCCTGTGCGGTGGCGGGGGGGTGGCTGGCGGGATCCAATGCGGCCCGTTTTGCCTTGGGGTTGCCCCTGATTCGGCTGCCTGCCGAGACGATGATCGGATCCCTGTTTCAATTCATTAGCAGCGCAGATCCCAAACATTTTCAACCGATGCCCGCAAACTTTGGCATTCTGCCCAATCTAGAGGGGCGCAAGATCCGCAGCAAACCGGAGCGTTATGGCCGTTATCGGGATCGAGCTTTGGCCGCGCTGGCGGCCACGGGGCTGATTCGGCAGGTACAAACTGCCTGAGGGAGCCGCGAATCGTTTGAGCTTCCTTCTGTTCCCAACTGTTTCAGGTTACGGTCAAAACTGAGATTGGCGGTTAGGTTGAAATCGATAAGCCCTGTGGAGGCCGATGCGGAAGACACTCTGTGAATATTCTTGTCATCAATGCCGGTTCCAGTAGCCTGAAGTCCTCACTTTTTCAAACAGTTGAGGGCAAAGTCGATGCTACTCCCCTCTGGCAAGCTCAAGCAGATTTCACCTACAAGCCGGGGGAAACCCTGATCCAGACTCGTCGGCGAGGCTGTAGCTGGACATCTTTCCCCTCCCCTCAGGCAGGTATTCAAGCATTGGCCCCACTGTTTCAAAGCCTTTGGCAAGGAGAAGAGGCTCTACTTCCAGAGGCCAAGGCCATCGATGGCATCGGTCATCGGGTAGTGCATGGGGGATCCCTGTATCAGCGGCCCACCCAGATTAACTCAACGGTAGAACAGACCATTGAGCAACTGATCCCATTGGCTCCGGCCCATAACCCCGCCGCGTTGGACGGGATCCGCCTGTTGGGTCAACTGGCACCTGGGATCCCGCAGGTCGCTGTCTTCGATACCGCTTTTCACCAGCAGATGCCCCCGGCGGCAGCCCTCTACCCCCTTCCCTATGCCTGGGCCGAACAAGGGATCCGCCGCTACGGGTTTCATGGCATCAACCACGAGCACTGTGCCCGCCAAGCGGCTGAACTGTTAAACCGCCCTTTGTCGGAGTTGCGCCTGATCACCTGTCATCTGGGCAATGGCTGTTCACTGGCGGCGATCCGGGGAGGAAAAAGTGTCGATACCACCATGGGCTACACCCCTCTAGAGGGCTTGATGATGGGATCCCGGTCAGGATCGGTAGATCCGGGCATTTTGATTCATCAGCTCCGCCGGGGCATGAGCGTTGAGGAGTTGGATCGGATTTTGAACCAGGAATCGGGCCTAAAGGGGGTCTCGGGCCTGAGCAGCGACATGCGCACAGTGTTGGAGGCGATGCAAAGCGGGCATGAACGGGCGGAGTTGGCTTTCGATCTGTTTGTGCACCGGCTGCGCGGCCAGATTGGGGCAATGCTGATGAACTTGGATCGGCTGGATGCCCTGGTGTTTTCGGGTGGCATCGGGGAAAACTCAGCCCCTGTGCGGGCGGCCACCTGTGCGAATCTGGGCTTCTTGGGGATCCAAATCGACCCTGTACTCAATGCGGGATCCCCTCGCAACTGCGATATCAGCACCTTTGATGCTTCGGTGCGCGTTTTGGTGATCTCAGCTCAAGAAGACTGGGCCATTGCCACAGCTTGCCAAGCGGTTTTGCAAGGGGAGTAAGCGAACTCTCCAAGACCGATTCCGGTCAGGTTCTCTCCTTTCTATCCACTGGCTGGGTGAGGATAAACCTCTAACAATAAACTCAAACAGAAGCTCATTTTGGGGTGGAGAGGAGATGATGCAACGGATCAATGAACGGCTCCCATTGTTTTTGCTGTTGGGCAGTGTTGTTGCGGGTTGTGGGGGCACGACAGGCGGCAGCGATTTTTTGCCTCTGCCGAACCCGATACCTGCCCCAACCCTCACCATTACCGATCTCTCCCCGCGCACGGTTTCGGTGGGGCAAACCCCGACTTTTGTCGTCTCTTTTCGGGTGGAGGCCCCCGCTGGGATCCGCGGATCCAATGCGTTCTTGGCTTCCGTCACCACTCCACTGGGCAATTTCGTTACTTTAGGAGCTTTCGATGCTTCCCAATTGCCCGGCTGCTCCGTTGGGGCCACCACCTGCACTGTGACCGGCCTCGCCCTGACGCAAAATAGTTTTACCCCTACTCAAACGGGATCCCATCAATTAACCATTAGCGTTTTCGATCGACAGGATCGGCTTGGCAGTGGCAGTTTTGCCTTTAGCGGAGTACTTTGAGAAACCAATCTATAAAACCAATTTATAAGTGGGATCCCTGTTCAAAAAGAGTCGAGAGCAATTCACCGACCCGGAGCTGCGAGAGCCACTGGTTGATTTTTTAGAGCTGCAAACCCAAATTCGCGCATTGCCAGTAGAGCCAGTAGAGCCAGTAGAGTCATTAGAAGCCTTGAGAGAAACCCTTCTCGATTTTGGATCCCTGCCAGATTTGATAGAGTAGCTGAAGAGATTGAGCTAAAAAGGATCTCGAATTGGCAAAAGAATTATCCCGGAAGAGATAGTTAGTTTGGTCACTGAAGGATCCCATGAAGATCCCATGTTTCTCATCCCCTCAACGAGTTAAATACTGTTCTAAGCGCCCCTGAAAAAAGGACAAAATCAAGGTCAGTAGCCAGTACCATAGAGCTGCCACCACCAAAGCTTCGAAAAAATGTTGCCTCGGCAAACCGGCTTGGCGGGCACGCCCCATCAGCTCCTGCAAAGCAATGGCACTAGCCAGAGCCGTATCCTTCTGCATAGCGATAAATTGATTGCCAATATCCGGTAAAACAATCCGGAAAGCTTGCGGCAGAACAATGCGCCACAGGGTTTGCCAAGGTTTTAGCCCCAGAGCATAGGCGGCTTCCGTTTGCCCGCGATGGATAGCTTGGATCCCGGCCCGAAAGATTTCGCTCATGTAAGCGCCATAGTTGAGGGTGAGCGCCAACACTGCGGATGAAAAAGAACCCAAGACAAGTCCCAGTTGTGGCAAGGCCTGATAGATAAACAAAAATTGGAGAAACAGGGGGGTGCCCCGCATCAGGGACACATACAAAGCTGACAGGCTATTCAGAGAAGCTACTTGTGAAAGGCCCGCCAATGCCGACAAAAAGGCCAAAGTGGTGGCACAGAGAATTGAAACCAGCGACAGCTGAAAGGTAATGCCTACCCCTTGCGAAATAAACCACCACCATTCCCGCACAAAGTTGCCGTTCAGGCGCAGGGTGCGGATCGGGATCCCGGCCAACTCAAACCGTAGCCCACTGAAGGCGAACGCCAACAACGCCAGCCAAAGCACCAACCACAATCCCCGTGCCACTGGGAAGGGGATCCCTTTCTGAAGGGGTGGCGGCGGCTGGGTGGGTTGCCCCAGCGGGATAGAGTCCTTGTTCACTCGACTTTTTTTGTTAAATCAATGCCGTAGTAACGCTCCGAGAGTGTCGTCAGGGTGCCATCGGCGTGCATGGCTTCCAGAATCTCGGTAATTTCGGCTTGCAAACTCTCTGAGTTGGCAGGACTGGAGCGATCCAACGCTACCGCCAGGGCTTCCTAATAGACGGGATCCCCAAGCGTTTTCAGCGGTAGACCTTCTTGAATGGCATCTTCTGCGGTCGGTAAAGCCGTGAGAACCGCATCCAGCCGGGTACCATCTCCCAGAGCCAAATCTTGGATGGCCAAACTATCCGTATCGTAGATACGAATATCCACACTCGGGGCTGGTATGGCTATGGTCTCCCCCTCCAGGGTGAGAGTACCCTCCAGGTAGGCTTGATAGGTGGTAGCAGTGCCAACCCCAACCCGTTTGCCCTCCAGGGCGGGGATATCGGCTGTGGTGGAGGTTTCATGCACGATAAAACTGGCAGGGGTGTAGTAGTAGGGAATGGTGAAGAGCAGGGCTTGCTGGCGTTCAGCGGTCACGGTCATGGAGCCGACATTCACATCCCAGCGGCCATTCCAGGAGCCGGCGGTAATTACATCAAAATTGATATCCAAAAACTCAGCTTCTACCCCCAAGCGACTGGCGATCTCCCGGGCCACATCCACATCAAAGCCCTCCCAAGTGCCGTCGGGGTTGAGGTAGCTTTGGGGACGATAGTTGGAGTCGGTAGAAACCCGCAGCACCCCCCGTTCCTTCACCTGAGCCAGCAGATCGTTGCTTTGGGCCAGCAGGGATCCCTGGGCTGTACCCAAGGTTAGGCATCCGGCTAGGGTGAACAAAAGGGCTTGTAAGGATCTGCGTCGAGAGACAAACATCATCGACAAAACCTCGGGTGAATGTGAAGAGCAACCCCACTGGGATCCAACTGGGATCCATCTAAGATATCAAAGGCTGTCATAGTCTCCGCCACAAGACGGTATCACCCGACACGAACCCGTCAAGCAGGGATCCCACAGAGCAGAACGGATCCAGATGAGCCAGGTTAGCTGAGATTATTCTCAATTCTTTATACTTACAGCAATCCGTCTTGAAGCCTACACCTTGTCAATCGTGCCGTGTTCCGCCAGAATTTTCTCGATGCGGGTTTCATCCAGGCGTGAGAACAACCGCGAAGCCTCTGCCTCTTGCTTGTCTCGAATGGTTTTCGCCAACTGACATCCTCCCTATGCCAACCGCAAGTTGGGGAAAGCTGGATTTCCTAAACGGACAGAGCCTCTTGCCGATGTTGCAGCAGTCGCTCTGGGGTGAGAGGACCTTCAAGGTGATCCCAAGGCAAGGGATCCCCAGGGATCCAATGGCTGTGGACATAGTATTCCAAAGGCGGAAGCTGCCCCTTGAGTTCCTTAAAAGCCCGTTTGTAGCTCCCCAAAGACTCCCCAAACTCTCGTGCCAAAATCAACACTTTGCCCACACGGCGATCCCCTCGCGAAATTAGGGCTTGAATCACTGACCAGCTATAGCTTTCGGGGCGAAAATCGATCCCTAAAGGTCGCAATTGTTTCTGAAAAAACTGCAATTTTTTCTCTGCTTTTGGGTCTACTCCGTACCACTGAAAAGGCGTGTGGGCCTTGGGCACAAAGGTACTGCAACCCAGAGTGAAGCGCAAACGGGGAGCCACCTGTTTCAGCTCTTTGAACAGGGCAACGGTTTGCTCCAAATCGGCTTGTGTTTCTGCCGGGATCCCGGCCATGCCGTAGAATTTGATGCCCCCTAACCCGCCGGATTGGGCATGGACTGCCGCTGCCAGAATTTCTGAGTTGCTGAGTTTCTTGTTGACGATTTGCCGTAGCCGCTCTGAGCCACTTTCAATCGCCACCGTAATGGACTTGCTGCCCCGACTGGACAACACTTGGGCCAAACGGGGAGTAACGGTGCCCGTCCGCACCGAGGCCAAGCTGAGGCGCACTTGCTCAAAGCGATCCTGGGCCAAGTAGTCCAGCAGCTGCTCAAACTGCGGATGTTGGGTGACCGAAGCCCCCAGCAGGCCAATCCGTTGGGTGACCTGTAGCCCCCGCTCCACCGCTGGGATCAAATGCCCCTCCACATCCGCGACGCGAAAAGGCAAAGTCAGGTAGCTGGCTAAGCAAAAGCGACACATCTCCGGGCAACTGCGCACCACCTCCAGCATGTAGATGTTTTCCCAGGCGGCTTTGGGGGTGACCACCGTTGAGACTGAAAGGGTATTGCCGCGGAAGGTATGTTTGCGGATCCTCTCTGGGATCCCTGCCCGCTTGGGCAGGATCTTCTCCACAGGACCTGTTGGCTCCAAGTATTGAGGTTCGTAAAGGCTGGGCACATAAATCCCCGGCACTTGTGCCAGAGCCAGTAACTTTTGGGCACGGGATCCGCCCCGCACCGGTTGGTAGGACTGGATCAATTCATCGACCAATCCTTCCCCATCCCCTAATAGGATCACATCGAAGAAGTCTGCAAAAGGCTCTGGATTGGCCGTCAGCACAGGGCCACCCCCGAAAATCAGCGGATCCGATTCACCCCGCGCCTGAGACTGGATCGGGAGCCGGTGCTGTTCCAACAGGGCCAGAATATGGACATAGTCCAGCTCCCAGGACACCGAAAAGCCAAATAGCTCCGGTTGCTGGGGCAAAGGCTCAGACAGATCGGTGAACAGGCGGCACACGGCCACATCCCTACGGCTGGCTAACATACTCCAGATCACCTGGTAGCCCAGGCTGGTAATGCCCACCGAGTAGGTATTGGGAAAAGCGTAAACCACCCGTACCGCCTCTGCATCGGGTGTGGCCGGGGTAAACAGCAGTTGTTCAAAGTCAAAATCTGAGCTGGCCAAGGGATCCCACTATGGAGGTTTCAATTGTCTATTTTGATGTGCCTGCTTTCCCACCTTAGTCGGAGACTTGGGAGACTTCCAAATGGCAGGATCAATCTGGATCAACCATACGGATGCCCAGGAGCTAATCCATGACCTCTGCCCTCAACCAACGTATTCGCAACTTTTATGATGCTTCTTCGGGCCTGTGGGAGCAGGTATGGGGAGAGCATATGCACCATGGCTATTACGAAGCGGGGCAACCGGGTAAAGGACGGCGGCAAGCGCAAATGCATTTGATCAACAAGGTCATCAAGTGGGGCCACATTGGGGATCCCTTCTCACCCCGACACATCCTCGACTTGGGCTGTGGCATTGGCGGCAGCAGCTTGGAGTTGGCCCAACGCTTCGGGGCCAGAGTGACGGGCATTACCTTAAGTCCTGTACAGATGAAACGGGCCCAGGAACGCGCCGAGGCTGTCGGCCTGAGCCAGCAGGTACAGTTTCAGGTGGCGGATGCCCTGCAAATGCCATTTGAGACGGGATCCTTCGATCTGGTGTGGTCTTTGGAAAGTGGCGAACATATGCCCGATAAGCACCAGTTTTTGGCGGAATGTTGGCGAGTTCTGCGACCGGGCGGACAACTGTTGTTAGTGACCTGGTGCCACCGCGAGGGATCCCTAAGCCCGCAGGATCGGCAGCATTTGCAGAAGATCTACGATGTCTACTGCCTGCCCTATGTGATCAGCCTGTCAGAATACGTTCACTTGGCCCAGCAGGTGGGGTTTGAGCAGATTTACCAGGCCGACTGGTCGGAACAGGTGGCCCCCTTTTGGGATGAGGTGATCGCTTCTGCCCTCGATTGGCGGTGGATCCCAGGTTTACTGCGCAGTGGTTGGGGGACGATCCGGGGAGCCTTGGGCTTGGGTCTGATGCGTCGCGGCTATGCTAGTGGCCTAGTGCGCTTCGGCCTCCTGAGCGGATTCAAACCAGTAGCCCATTGCAGAGACAAATCAACCTAACGCTGAGACGATTTGGCCCCGTCACGGTCAATAAACTTCCCCCCACCACCCAATCCAGATCCGCATCGGCAAAGGCTGGGAGCAAGACCAGAACAGGGTGTCAGGCTGCAATACCGTGAAATACCGTGATCGTGAGGGAGATAGAGTTGCCCTGTGGGATCCGATAGGCTGGATCCACCCTTAAGGTGTCGGCTTATGGCTTTGCAAACTCCAACCCTACTGCTAGTCGATGGGCACTCGCTAGCTTACCGATCCTTTTACGCCTTCGCCTACAGCCGCGAGGGGGGGTTGCGCACATCCACCGGGATCCCCACCAGCGTCAGCTTTGGTTTTTTGAAATCGTTACTGGAGGTGCTGGATAAACATACACCGACCCATGTAGCCGTTGCTTTTGATACTCGCCAACCCACCTTTCGCCATGAAGCCGACGAAACCTACAAAGCCGGTCGCCCAGAAACTCCACCGGAATTTATTGAAGACGTGGAAAACCTCAAGCAGTTGTTAACGGCGCTGCGGATCCCCATCTTGATGGCTCCAGGGTTTGAGGCAGATGATATATTGGGCACCCTCAGTACAGCATCTGCCAAAGACTATAAAGTCCAGATTTTAAGTGGGGATCAAGATCTCTTTCAGCTCATTGACAACGATGGAAAGATTCGGGTTTTACACTTGAACAACAAAGATCGAATTAGCGAGTTCGGCCCGGAGCAAGTGAAAGAAAAGCTAGGGATCTGGCCCTGGCAGGTGGTAGACTACAAAGCCCTTTGTGGAGATTCTTCCGATAATATCCCTGGAGTCAAAGGGATCGGCCCCAAACGAGCCGTAGAGCTGTTGGAACGCTACGGTAGCCTGACGGAGATTTTCAAGCATATTCCTGAAATTAAAGGCAAGGTTCAGCAATATCTACAGGAAGGGATCCAAGCTGCTCAGCATTCCCAGTTTATGGCCCAAATCAAGATGGATGTACCTTTGCCCCTAGACTGGGAGAGCATGAGACTCACAGGGTTTGATCAGGAGGAGTTAATCCCTCTTTTGGAAAAATTGGAATTTCAGAGTTTCATCAATCAAGTTCGTAAAATCCAGGCTTCCTTGGGCGGGATCCAAGCGGAATTAGGGGATCCCAGCGAAGGGAATAGCTCAACAGATTCGGAAAAAATTGTAGACAATGACGAAGCTCTTTGGTTTGATTTTGCCTTAGCTCCTACCCGCACCTTACCTGCGGTGTGGATTGTGGATACTCCCGAGAAGTTAGCTATTTGGGTTCAGGATTTGTTGGCCTGTGAAGGGATCGTGGCCTGGGACACAGAAACCACCAGTTTGGATCCGCGAGATGCCCAGTTGGTGGGCATTGGCTGTTGCTGGTCAGAACAGGATATTGCCTATTTGCCCATCGCTCACAGCAGTGGCACCAACCTGAATTGGGAACTTGTCAAATCAGCCCTTCAACCGATCTGGGAGGATCCCCAACGGCCCAAGAGCTTACAAAATTGCAAATATGATCTGAGCGTCCTACGTGCCCAAGGGATCCGACTGCGAGGGATCCAATTCGATCCGATGTTGGCCAGCTACGTTTTGGATCCGGAAGCCAGTCACAATTTGGGGGATCTAGCAGCCACCTATCTGAATTTACCCACCACCCGTTATCAAGACTTAGTCGGGAAGAAGGGATCCATCGCCGATATTAGCATTCCCCAAGTGGCGGAATACTGCGGCTCCGATGCCTATTGTGCCTACCAACTGGTGCCCATACTCACCGAAAAACTCCAACAGACCGGCCCACGTCTTTGGGATCTCTTCACCCAAGTTGAGTTACCTCTGGCGTTGATCCTAGAAGAAATGGAGTGGCTGGGCATTCGTATTGACACAGAGTTTCTCCGTCAACTCTCTCAGGAATTACAAGCAGAACTAGAAGCCCTCGAAAACACCGCCTATACACAAGCTGGGGAGACCTTCAACCTCAACTCCCCCAAACAACTGGGATCCCTGCTGTTTGAAAAACTAAAACTGGATATTCGGAAAACCCGCAAAACAGCCACAGGCTACTCTACAGATGCCTCTGTTTTGGAAAAACTAGAAGGAGATCATCCCCTAATCGCGACCATCCTCCAACACCGCACTTTGGCCAAGCTAAAATCTACCTATGTGGATGCCCTGCCAGCCCTAGTGAGAAACGATACCGGCAGAGTGCATACGGACTTTAACCAAACCGTGACTGCGACGGGCAGGCTGAGTTCCTCAAACCCTAACCTGCAAAACATTCCGATCCGCACCGAGTTTAGCCGCCGTATTCGACAGGCCTTTATTCCCCAAGCAGGGTGGTTGTTGGCTGCTGCCGACTATTCCCAAATTGAACTGCGCATCCTGGCCCATCTGAGTCAGGAACCCACCTTGGTACAAGGTTTCCAATCAGGAGAAGATGTACATATCCTCACAGCTCGTTTATTGCTGGATAAATCAGAAGTCACCAGTGAAGAACGGCGATTGGCCAAAACCATTAACTATGGGGTGATCTACGGCATGGGAGCACAACGCTTTGCCCGTACTGCTGGGGTTTCTCTTTCGGAAGCGAAGCAATTTTTGGAACGATTCAATGAACGCTATGCTGGGATTTTTACCTATATGCGCTCCACGGAAGCCTTTGTAGAAGAGTATGGCTATGTGGAAACGATTTTGGGCCGCCGCCGCTACTTTCCCAACCTGTCTCGATTAACGGGCTATCGCAAACAAGCAGAATTACGAGCAGCCATCAATGCCCCAATTCAGGGATCCGCCTCTGACATTATCAAAGTAGCTATGGTGCACCTGCAAAAGAAACTCCAGCAATTTCAGTCACGATTGTTGTTGCAAGTGCACGATGAATTGGTTTTCGAGGTTGAGCCCTCTGAATGGCAGGAGTTGCAACCTTTGATTCGTTCGGAAATGGAGGGAGCCCTCCCCCTATCCGTGCCGCTAACCGTGGATCTGCAAATCGGCCAGAATTGGAAAGAAGCCAAATAATCCTGGTTGACAAGCCTAGGGATCCTTCTCTAACAAGAGTGTTAAGATATATAAAAGCATTCTTTGATTCTGCTATGGCTGTTGAAATCTACACTTGGCGCTTCTGTCCCTTTTGCATTCGAGCCAAGCAACTTCTGGATCGCAAAGGTGTGAAATACACAGAATACGCCATCGATGGAGACGAGGTGGCGCGGGCGGAAATGGCTAAGCGAGCCAATGGCCGCCGTTCTCTACCGCAGATTTTCATCAACAACCAGCACATCGGCGGTTGTGATGACCTACACCATC encodes:
- a CDS encoding methyltransferase domain-containing protein — translated: MTSALNQRIRNFYDASSGLWEQVWGEHMHHGYYEAGQPGKGRRQAQMHLINKVIKWGHIGDPFSPRHILDLGCGIGGSSLELAQRFGARVTGITLSPVQMKRAQERAEAVGLSQQVQFQVADALQMPFETGSFDLVWSLESGEHMPDKHQFLAECWRVLRPGGQLLLVTWCHREGSLSPQDRQHLQKIYDVYCLPYVISLSEYVHLAQQVGFEQIYQADWSEQVAPFWDEVIASALDWRWIPGLLRSGWGTIRGALGLGLMRRGYASGLVRFGLLSGFKPVAHCRDKST
- a CDS encoding acetate kinase, yielding MNILVINAGSSSLKSSLFQTVEGKVDATPLWQAQADFTYKPGETLIQTRRRGCSWTSFPSPQAGIQALAPLFQSLWQGEEALLPEAKAIDGIGHRVVHGGSLYQRPTQINSTVEQTIEQLIPLAPAHNPAALDGIRLLGQLAPGIPQVAVFDTAFHQQMPPAAALYPLPYAWAEQGIRRYGFHGINHEHCARQAAELLNRPLSELRLITCHLGNGCSLAAIRGGKSVDTTMGYTPLEGLMMGSRSGSVDPGILIHQLRRGMSVEELDRILNQESGLKGVSGLSSDMRTVLEAMQSGHERAELAFDLFVHRLRGQIGAMLMNLDRLDALVFSGGIGENSAPVRAATCANLGFLGIQIDPVLNAGSPRNCDISTFDASVRVLVISAQEDWAIATACQAVLQGE
- a CDS encoding TRC40/GET3/ArsA family transport-energizing ATPase; the protein is MQRIILMTGKGGVGKTSMAAATGWRCAEIGLKTLVLSTDPAHSLADSFDQPLGHDPIEVKPNLWGAELDALNELELNWGSVKTYITQVLQARGLDGVQAQELAILPGMDEIFSLVRVNRHYDEDDFDVLIIDSAPTGTALRLLSLPDVSGWYMRKFYKPLQGLAQMLRPIAEPIVKGLTGIPLPNNQVLDAPYEFYEKIERLERILTDNRITSVRLVTNPEKMVIKESLRAHAYLSLYGVATDLVVANRILPDTVVDPYFETWKASQQKYRQEIHENFAPLPVFEIPLYSEELVGWEALARLKKDLWGDRNPAEVLYAEQTMNVVTDNGQYRLDLYLPGIPKEQVELSKTGDELNIRIGNHRRNLVLPQTLAAMNPARAKMEEDYLRIHFAA
- a CDS encoding amino acid ABC transporter permease: MNKDSIPLGQPTQPPPPLQKGIPFPVARGLWLVLWLALLAFAFSGLRFELAGIPIRTLRLNGNFVREWWWFISQGVGITFQLSLVSILCATTLAFLSALAGLSQVASLNSLSALYVSLMRGTPLFLQFLFIYQALPQLGLVLGSFSSAVLALTLNYGAYMSEIFRAGIQAIHRGQTEAAYALGLKPWQTLWRIVLPQAFRIVLPDIGNQFIAMQKDTALASAIALQELMGRARQAGLPRQHFFEALVVAALWYWLLTLILSFFQGRLEQYLTR
- the trmFO gene encoding FADH(2)-oxidizing methylenetetrahydrofolate--tRNA-(uracil(54)-C(5))-methyltransferase TrmFO, whose amino-acid sequence is MSTELLTIAPIHVIGGGLAGTEAAWQIAELGLEVILSEMRPLRQSPAHHTDHLAELVCSNSFGALASDRAAGLLKEELRQLGSLVIWVADRHAVPAGGALAVDRAAFSQALTEAIQNHPRITLRRQEVTDIPEGITVLCTGPLTSDPLAEALQTFTGLGYLSFFDASSPIVTGDSLNREVVFPASRYDKGEAAYLNCPMTEAEYERFWQALVQAEQAPLKAFEQEERSFFEGCLPIEEMARRGKDTLCFGPLKPVGLVDPRTGSRPHAVVQLRQEDKAGQLWNLVGFQTNLKWGEQQRVFRLIPGLEQAEFVRMGVMHRNTFLNAPQLLNATLQFRKRPSLFAAGQLVGTEGYACAVAGGWLAGSNAARFALGLPLIRLPAETMIGSLFQFISSADPKHFQPMPANFGILPNLEGRKIRSKPERYGRYRDRALAALAATGLIRQVQTA
- a CDS encoding B12-binding domain-containing radical SAM protein, whose protein sequence is MASSDFDFEQLLFTPATPDAEAVRVVYAFPNTYSVGITSLGYQVIWSMLASRRDVAVCRLFTDLSEPLPQQPELFGFSVSWELDYVHILALLEQHRLPIQSQARGESDPLIFGGGPVLTANPEPFADFFDVILLGDGEGLVDELIQSYQPVRGGSRAQKLLALAQVPGIYVPSLYEPQYLEPTGPVEKILPKRAGIPERIRKHTFRGNTLSVSTVVTPKAAWENIYMLEVVRSCPEMCRFCLASYLTLPFRVADVEGHLIPAVERGLQVTQRIGLLGASVTQHPQFEQLLDYLAQDRFEQVRLSLASVRTGTVTPRLAQVLSSRGSKSITVAIESGSERLRQIVNKKLSNSEILAAAVHAQSGGLGGIKFYGMAGIPAETQADLEQTVALFKELKQVAPRLRFTLGCSTFVPKAHTPFQWYGVDPKAEKKLQFFQKQLRPLGIDFRPESYSWSVIQALISRGDRRVGKVLILAREFGESLGSYKRAFKELKGQLPPLEYYVHSHWIPGDPLPWDHLEGPLTPERLLQHRQEALSV
- a CDS encoding transporter substrate-binding domain-containing protein, with the protein product MMFVSRRRSLQALLFTLAGCLTLGTAQGSLLAQSNDLLAQVKERGVLRVSTDSNYRPQSYLNPDGTWEGFDVDVAREIASRLGVEAEFLDINFDVITAGSWNGRWDVNVGSMTVTAERQQALLFTIPYYYTPASFIVHETSTTADIPALEGKRVGVGTATTYQAYLEGTLTLEGETIAIPAPSVDIRIYDTDSLAIQDLALGDGTRLDAVLTALPTAEDAIQEGLPLKTLGDPVY